In Streptomyces canus, one DNA window encodes the following:
- a CDS encoding LacI family DNA-binding transcriptional regulator yields MARSSTRPTSRDVAQAAGVSQAAVSLVLGDKWRGRVSETTAERVREAARDLGYRPNLAARNLRLGHTRTVLLVVPALTTEFFAGVYTGAARVAADHGFGVVLYPSPEGIGPARDPFASAQAALDGVIASSMAADALTAIRGDQLPLVMLDSDPSGSLGAATVNLDIADGIRQVAAHLLDLGHRRFLHLAADVPSWTFEVRARELAEQLDAVPGTSVRTAHAPISIDGALTATEAALTTPGPRPTALVCDDDKLAAGAYKAVRRLGLRIPDDISVTGLDDLGLATAIDPELTTVRLDAELFGERGMEALLAVLEGRTPQAGDIPVELVVRGSTAPPSTP; encoded by the coding sequence GTGGCACGCAGCAGTACGCGCCCGACCAGCCGTGACGTCGCACAGGCAGCCGGGGTGTCCCAGGCTGCCGTCTCGCTCGTGCTGGGCGACAAATGGCGCGGCCGGGTCTCCGAAACCACCGCCGAACGGGTCCGAGAAGCCGCCCGCGACCTCGGCTACCGGCCCAACCTGGCCGCCCGCAACCTCCGCCTCGGCCACACCCGCACGGTCCTGCTCGTCGTCCCGGCCCTGACCACGGAGTTCTTCGCCGGCGTCTACACCGGCGCCGCACGCGTGGCCGCCGACCACGGCTTCGGCGTCGTCCTGTACCCCTCCCCCGAGGGCATCGGCCCCGCCCGCGACCCCTTCGCGTCCGCCCAGGCCGCCCTGGACGGCGTCATCGCCTCCTCCATGGCCGCCGACGCCCTCACCGCCATCCGCGGCGACCAGCTCCCCCTCGTCATGCTCGACAGCGACCCCTCGGGCAGCCTCGGCGCCGCCACCGTCAACCTGGACATCGCCGACGGCATCCGCCAGGTCGCCGCGCACCTCCTGGACCTCGGCCACCGCCGCTTCCTGCACCTCGCGGCCGACGTGCCCTCCTGGACCTTCGAGGTCCGCGCGCGCGAACTGGCCGAACAGCTCGACGCGGTCCCCGGCACCTCCGTCCGCACCGCCCACGCACCCATCTCGATCGACGGCGCCCTGACCGCCACCGAGGCCGCCCTCACCACCCCGGGCCCCCGGCCCACCGCCCTCGTCTGCGACGACGACAAACTCGCCGCCGGCGCCTACAAGGCCGTACGACGGCTCGGCCTGCGCATCCCCGACGACATCTCCGTCACCGGCCTGGACGACCTCGGCCTCGCCACCGCCATCGACCCGGAGCTGACGACCGTACGACTGGACGCCGAGCTGTTCGGCGAACGCGGCATGGAAGCCCTCCTGGCCGTCCTGGAAGGCCGTACACCGCAGGCGGGGGACATCCCCGTCGAGCTGGTCGTCCGGGGCTCCACGGCCCCGCCCAGCACCCCCTGA